One Trichomycterus rosablanca isolate fTriRos1 chromosome 23, fTriRos1.hap1, whole genome shotgun sequence genomic window carries:
- the naa50 gene encoding N-alpha-acetyltransferase 50 isoform X1, with the protein MKGSRIELGDVTPHNIKQLKRLNQVIFPVSYNDKFYKDVLEVGELAKLAYFNDIAVGAVCCRVDHSQNQKRLYIMTLGCLAPYRRLGIGTKMLNHVLNICEKDGTFDNIYLHVQISNESAIDFYQKFGFEIIETKKNYYKRIEPADAHVLQKSLRSPCAPSSGDLQKAE; encoded by the exons ATGAAAGG TAGCCGGATCGAGCTGGGGGACGTCACCCCCCACAACATTAAGCAACTGAAACGTCTCAACCAAGTCATCTTTCCAGTCAGTTACAACGACAAGTTCTACAAAGATGTGCTGGAAGTAGGAGAGCTCGCTAAGCTAG caTACTTCAATGACATTGCTGTGGGAGCAGTATGCTGTcgggtggatcactctcagaaCCAGAAGAGATTGTACATCATGACACTCGGCTGCCTTGCACCCTACCGCAGACTGGGCATAG GAACAAAGATGTTGAACCATGTGCTGAACATTTGTGAGAAGGACGGCACATTTGACAATATTTACCT TCATGTGCAGATCAGCAACGAATCCGCAATCGACTTCTACCAGAAGTTCGGTTTTGAGATCATCGAGACGAAAAAGAACTATTACAAGAGGATAGAGCCCGCGGACGCCCACGTTCTCCAGAAAAGCCTGAGGAGCCCGTGCGCACCCTCCTCTGGAGACCTGCAGAAAGCCGAGTAG
- the naa50 gene encoding N-alpha-acetyltransferase 50 isoform X2, which produces MKGRIELGDVTPHNIKQLKRLNQVIFPVSYNDKFYKDVLEVGELAKLAYFNDIAVGAVCCRVDHSQNQKRLYIMTLGCLAPYRRLGIGTKMLNHVLNICEKDGTFDNIYLHVQISNESAIDFYQKFGFEIIETKKNYYKRIEPADAHVLQKSLRSPCAPSSGDLQKAE; this is translated from the exons ATGAAAGG CCGGATCGAGCTGGGGGACGTCACCCCCCACAACATTAAGCAACTGAAACGTCTCAACCAAGTCATCTTTCCAGTCAGTTACAACGACAAGTTCTACAAAGATGTGCTGGAAGTAGGAGAGCTCGCTAAGCTAG caTACTTCAATGACATTGCTGTGGGAGCAGTATGCTGTcgggtggatcactctcagaaCCAGAAGAGATTGTACATCATGACACTCGGCTGCCTTGCACCCTACCGCAGACTGGGCATAG GAACAAAGATGTTGAACCATGTGCTGAACATTTGTGAGAAGGACGGCACATTTGACAATATTTACCT TCATGTGCAGATCAGCAACGAATCCGCAATCGACTTCTACCAGAAGTTCGGTTTTGAGATCATCGAGACGAAAAAGAACTATTACAAGAGGATAGAGCCCGCGGACGCCCACGTTCTCCAGAAAAGCCTGAGGAGCCCGTGCGCACCCTCCTCTGGAGACCTGCAGAAAGCCGAGTAG